In Rhea pennata isolate bPtePen1 unplaced genomic scaffold, bPtePen1.pri scaffold_23_1, whole genome shotgun sequence, a single window of DNA contains:
- the LOC134154319 gene encoding P2X purinoceptor 2-like: MPCCAMLITPAMGARDCLWALCSYSTPQVMVVRNGHLGTTHRALQLLVLLYLVSESLAKMAPQFPILIKRNIHFPCFGFSKDVHVEEINGGVVINWNCNLGLPETDCNPHYSFHRPDPKTTSASPGYSCRSAKYYKWNGTHTRVLIKACGIHIDVIVQGQAGKFSLIPTVINLAVALTSLGMGSFLWDWILLSCMNKDQVYSSRKFEQAPP; encoded by the exons atgccgtgctgtgccatgctgatCACGCCAGCAATGGGTGCCCGGGATTGCCTGTGGGCGCTGTGCAGCTACTCCACCCCACAGGTGATGGTGGTGAGGAATGGGCACCTCGGCACCACGCACCGTGCGCTGCAGCTCCTCGTCCTGCTTTACTTGGTCAG TGAGTCCCTGGCGAAGATGGCACCACAGTTCCCCATCCTTATCAAGAGGAACATCCACTTCCCCTGCTTCGGCTTCTCCAAGGATGTCCATGTGGAAGAGATCAAT GGTGGGGTGGTCATCAACTGGAACTGTAACCTGGGCCTGCCTGAAACCGACTGCAACCCCCACTACTCCTTCCACCGCCCCGATCCCAAGACCACTTCAGCTTCCCCTGGCTACAGCTGCAG GTCTGCGAAGTATTACAAATGGAACGGGACCCACACACGAGTGTTGATCAAGGCCTGTGGGATCCATATTGATGTCATCGTGCAGGGCCAG gcagggaagttTAGCCTGATCCCCACTGTCATCAACCTGGCCGTAGCTCTGACCTCGCTGGGAATG GGCTCCTTCCTCTGGGACTGGATCCTGCTGAGCTGCATGAACAAGGACCAGGtgtacagcagcaggaaatttgaGCAGGCACCACCCTAG